From one Acidobacteriota bacterium genomic stretch:
- a CDS encoding beta-ketoacyl-[acyl-carrier-protein] synthase family protein yields MSERRVVVTGLGAVTSLGKDLASTWEGLVAGRSGIGPITLFDSSAFRTHLAAEIKELPGGIEPSLRRRLSRTDVAGLGAAAEALADSGLDLGREDLSRIGVVLGAGVSGLLDSENYLHALLAKGPRGARPTRVLNHPPDQTTDRIAERWGLLGPRSSITTACSSSATSLGYAADLIRHGYCDVVVTGGADTFARLTHGGFNALRSVDPDPCRPFDRRRKGLTIGEAAGLLVFEEEEHAKRRGATLRARFLGYGVTSDAHHMTQPEPTGEAGARTMAACLKAAGLNPGDVDYVNAHGTATPQNDSAETAAIKRALGARAYEIPVSSIKSMLGHCLCSAGAIEAVATVRTIETGIVPPTINWGERDPECDLDIVPNVAREARVRVALSNSFAFGGNSTVVAFGAA; encoded by the coding sequence ATGTCGGAACGCCGCGTCGTCGTGACGGGACTGGGAGCCGTGACTTCCCTCGGAAAGGACCTCGCGTCCACGTGGGAAGGCCTCGTCGCGGGACGCAGCGGCATCGGCCCGATCACGCTCTTCGACTCGTCCGCCTTCCGGACCCACCTCGCGGCCGAGATCAAGGAGCTGCCCGGTGGAATCGAGCCGTCCCTCCGCCGGCGCCTCTCGCGCACGGACGTCGCCGGCCTCGGCGCGGCGGCCGAGGCGCTCGCCGATTCCGGCCTCGACCTCGGGCGCGAGGACCTCTCGCGGATCGGAGTCGTCCTCGGCGCGGGCGTCTCCGGCCTCCTCGACAGCGAGAACTACCTGCACGCCCTCCTCGCGAAGGGCCCGCGCGGCGCCCGCCCGACGCGCGTCCTGAACCACCCGCCCGACCAGACGACGGACCGCATCGCGGAGCGCTGGGGCCTCCTCGGCCCGCGCTCGTCCATCACGACCGCCTGCTCGTCCTCGGCGACGTCCCTCGGCTACGCGGCCGACCTCATCCGCCACGGGTACTGCGACGTCGTCGTCACGGGCGGCGCGGACACGTTCGCGCGGCTCACGCACGGCGGGTTCAACGCCCTGCGCTCCGTCGACCCCGACCCCTGCCGCCCGTTCGACAGGCGCCGCAAGGGGCTCACGATCGGCGAGGCCGCGGGGCTCCTCGTCTTCGAGGAAGAGGAGCACGCGAAGCGCCGCGGCGCAACCCTGCGAGCGCGCTTCCTCGGCTACGGCGTCACGTCAGACGCCCACCACATGACGCAGCCCGAGCCAACGGGCGAGGCGGGCGCGCGCACGATGGCCGCATGCCTGAAGGCGGCGGGCCTGAACCCGGGGGACGTCGACTACGTGAACGCCCACGGGACCGCGACGCCGCAGAACGACTCCGCCGAGACGGCCGCGATCAAGCGGGCGCTGGGCGCGCGCGCGTACGAGATCCCCGTCTCGTCCATCAAGTCCATGCTCGGCCACTGCCTCTGCTCGGCCGGCGCGATCGAGGCGGTCGCCACCGTGCGCACGATCGAGACGGGCATCGTGCCGCCGACGATCAACTGGGGCGAGCGCGATCCCGAGTGCGACCTCGACATCGTGCCGAACGTCGCGCGCGAGGCGCGCGTCAGGGTCGCGCTCTCGAACTCTTTCGCGTTCGGCGGCAACTCGACGGTCGTCGCGTTCGGGGCCGCATGA